The following are from one region of the Blastocatellia bacterium genome:
- a CDS encoding YebC/PmpR family DNA-binding transcriptional regulator → MSGHSKWHTIKHKKGALDAKRGKVFTRLIKEINVAARGGGGDPNNNARLRKAISDAKAQNMPNDTIDRAIKRGTGELGGDVIEEIIYEGYGPGGVAIMVDTVTDNKNRTVGELRHLFSKNNGNLGEAGCVGWIFEKKGSILLEKGALSEDEMFELVVGAGAEDLKDDGESWLVLTKPDDFDAVLEAIKAAKLSPISAEIERVPQNTVKLTGKEAQQMLKLYDALEDQDDVQKVAANFEMDDSEYESAG, encoded by the coding sequence ATGTCTGGACATAGTAAATGGCACACAATTAAACATAAAAAAGGTGCTTTAGATGCCAAACGTGGCAAAGTCTTTACCCGTCTAATCAAGGAAATTAACGTAGCTGCTCGTGGTGGCGGTGGTGATCCTAATAATAATGCCCGTTTACGTAAAGCTATTTCTGATGCTAAAGCTCAAAATATGCCTAATGATACTATTGACCGTGCAATTAAGCGTGGTACAGGGGAACTAGGCGGGGATGTTATAGAAGAAATCATTTATGAAGGTTATGGCCCTGGTGGTGTAGCTATAATGGTTGATACAGTAACAGATAATAAAAATCGTACTGTAGGTGAATTACGACATCTATTTTCTAAAAATAATGGAAACTTAGGTGAAGCAGGTTGTGTAGGTTGGATATTTGAAAAGAAAGGCTCTATTTTACTTGAAAAAGGGGCTTTGTCTGAAGATGAAATGTTTGAACTTGTAGTAGGTGCTGGTGCAGAAGACCTTAAAGATGATGGAGAAAGCTGGTTAGTGCTAACTAAACCTGATGATTTTGATGCTGTATTAGAAGCAATTAAAGCAGCGAAACTTAGCCCTATTTCAGCAGAAATTGAACGAGTTCCACAAAACACAGTAAAACTAACTGGTAAAGAAGCACAACAAATGCTTAAGCTCTATGATGCTTTAGAAGATCAGGATGATGTGCAAAAAGTAGCTGCCAATTTTGAAATGGATGACAGCGAATATGAATCTGCTGGGTAA
- a CDS encoding YggS family pyridoxal phosphate-dependent enzyme: MSIKENLSSIQSRIAKACQKANRNPNEVRLITVTKTFPVNLIKEALRAGVTDIAENHVQEAEEKFPQLPNDVCHHLIGHLQTNKVRRAVELFDWIHTIDSIKLAERVNRIAGELGRQIVVLAQVDLAKESTKTGIDESELIDLATYLGRAENLAFQGLMTIPPYFENPAKTVRYFRRLRELLEDINNRPIIPNPLTELSMGMSHDFEYAIAEGATMIRVGTAIFGDRNYL, encoded by the coding sequence ATGTCAATCAAAGAAAATCTATCATCCATACAATCAAGAATAGCTAAAGCTTGTCAAAAGGCTAATCGTAATCCTAATGAAGTACGATTAATTACGGTGACAAAAACTTTTCCTGTTAATTTAATCAAAGAAGCTTTAAGGGCTGGGGTAACAGATATTGCAGAAAATCATGTTCAAGAAGCAGAAGAAAAATTCCCGCAGTTGCCAAATGATGTTTGTCATCATCTAATTGGACATTTACAAACAAATAAAGTCCGTCGTGCAGTAGAGCTTTTTGATTGGATTCATACAATAGATAGTATAAAACTAGCCGAACGGGTAAACCGTATTGCAGGCGAACTTGGACGACAAATTGTAGTTTTGGCACAAGTAGATTTAGCAAAAGAGTCTACTAAAACTGGAATTGATGAAAGTGAATTGATAGATTTAGCTACTTATCTAGGCCGAGCAGAAAATTTAGCTTTTCAAGGTCTAATGACTATTCCTCCATATTTTGAAAATCCCGCTAAAACTGTTCGCTATTTTAGACGTTTACGAGAGTTATTAGAAGATATTAATAACCGTCCAATTATTCCTAACCCTTTAACAGAACTTTCTATGGGAATGAGTCATGATTTTGAATATGCAATTGCTGAGGGTGCAACAATGATTCGTGTTGGAACAGCTATTTTTGGTGATCGAAATTACTTATAA
- a CDS encoding shikimate kinase, producing the protein MGVGKTSVGSVLAQKLSYKFVDLDKLIVEQENFSIKDIFSKFGEEYFREIEHKTLETIINYTDSIIALGGGTFTFERNRNLIQQNGISIWLDCDLDVILSRLSNDTLRPLYSNPKQMQELLNSRLSAYSQANFTVDVSNLTIDETVNNIISVIRK; encoded by the coding sequence ATGGGTGTAGGAAAAACATCTGTTGGCAGTGTTTTAGCTCAAAAATTAAGTTATAAATTCGTTGATTTAGACAAGCTAATTGTTGAGCAGGAAAATTTTAGTATTAAGGATATTTTCTCTAAATTTGGTGAAGAATATTTTCGAGAGATAGAACATAAAACACTTGAAACTATAATTAATTATACTGATAGCATAATAGCTCTTGGTGGTGGAACATTTACCTTTGAAAGAAACCGTAATTTAATACAACAAAATGGTATTTCTATTTGGCTAGACTGTGATTTAGATGTGATCTTATCCCGCTTAAGTAATGATACTTTAAGACCTTTATATAGTAACCCTAAACAGATGCAAGAGTTATTAAACTCAAGACTTTCAGCCTATAGCCAAGCAAATTTTACTGTTGACGTTTCTAACTTAACAATTGATGAAACAGTAAACAATATTATTTCGGTAATAAGAAAATAA
- the aroA gene encoding 3-phosphoshikimate 1-carboxyvinyltransferase: MKIYPTNFIKGEVFLPGDKSISHRTALIASLAEGKSEIEGFASSKDCQSTLYCLESLGVIVERQENKLLINGIKNKTFTAPNKVLDAGNSGSTMRMLSGILAGQPFTSIISGDQSLRRRPMKRIVTPLRQMGANIDATNNDFPPLTITGGKLQAIKYNMPVASAQVKSCVLFAGLFAEGATTVIEPTITRNHTELMLKEFGANIKTESSSITISDSPLKACHYQVPGDISSAAFFIIAATMLPNSELLLRSVGINPTRRAIIDVLLSLGANIKFINPKLQHGEEVSDLLISSSNLVSNDQNRLLQGDIIANIIDEIPILSVLATQIEGGLTIRDAGELRVKESDRIRSVVDNLRLMGAEVEEYTDGLAINGKQQLKGCSLDSADDHRVAMSFAIAGLVAKGETEIINSDCVDISFPGFFKKLASVTNS; encoded by the coding sequence ATGAAAATTTATCCAACCAATTTTATTAAAGGTGAAGTTTTTTTACCAGGTGATAAATCCATCTCTCACCGTACAGCTTTAATTGCATCCCTAGCAGAAGGTAAATCAGAAATAGAAGGTTTTGCTAGCAGTAAAGACTGTCAAAGTACACTTTATTGTTTAGAAAGCCTTGGTGTTATAGTTGAAAGACAAGAAAATAAATTATTAATTAACGGTATTAAAAATAAAACTTTTACTGCTCCAAACAAAGTTTTAGATGCTGGTAATTCAGGATCAACTATGCGGATGTTAAGCGGTATTTTAGCCGGACAGCCCTTTACTAGCATAATCTCTGGCGATCAATCGTTACGCCGTCGTCCAATGAAACGCATTGTTACACCTCTTCGCCAAATGGGAGCAAATATTGATGCTACAAATAATGATTTCCCCCCTCTAACTATCACTGGAGGAAAATTACAAGCTATTAAGTATAATATGCCTGTAGCTAGTGCGCAGGTAAAATCTTGTGTTTTATTTGCTGGGCTTTTTGCTGAAGGTGCTACAACGGTTATTGAGCCTACTATTACAAGAAATCATACTGAGCTTATGTTAAAAGAGTTTGGAGCTAATATAAAGACAGAAAGCAGTAGTATTACTATTTCAGACAGCCCATTAAAAGCTTGTCATTATCAAGTTCCAGGAGATATTTCATCAGCAGCATTTTTTATTATTGCAGCAACAATGTTGCCTAATTCAGAACTTTTGTTGCGCTCAGTTGGAATAAATCCAACTCGTAGAGCAATCATTGATGTTTTACTGTCTTTAGGTGCAAATATTAAATTTATTAACCCTAAATTACAGCATGGTGAAGAAGTTAGCGATTTACTGATTTCTTCAAGCAATTTAGTAAGTAATGACCAAAATAGACTTTTACAAGGTGACATTATTGCTAATATCATTGATGAAATCCCTATTTTATCGGTCTTAGCAACTCAAATTGAAGGCGGTTTAACGATTCGTGATGCAGGTGAGTTACGAGTAAAGGAAAGTGACCGTATTCGTAGCGTAGTTGATAATTTACGTTTGATGGGTGCAGAAGTAGAAGAATACACGGATGGATTAGCAATTAATGGAAAACAACAACTAAAGGGCTGTAGCCTTGATTCAGCCGACGATCATCGGGTTGCAATGTCTTTTGCTATTGCTGGACTAGTTGCAAAAGGTGAAACAGAAATTATTAATAGCGATTGTGTAGATATTTCTTTTCCTGGATTTTTTAAAAAACTTGCTAGCGTAACTAATTCATAA
- a CDS encoding ATP-binding protein, whose amino-acid sequence MEQRDSTIALTINSSFKFTELVASVTDNITQIVGFGEEEAHWISLSVRESVINAIKHGNKLDSNKAVDVKFIIGEEEIIIYVRDYGEGFDPKHIPDPLDPTNLLNPNGRGIFYMRTFMDEVDFSNHPQGGTVVKMLKKRVNSETTN is encoded by the coding sequence ATGGAGCAACGCGATAGCACCATCGCATTAACTATTAATAGCAGCTTTAAGTTTACAGAACTAGTAGCTTCGGTGACAGATAACATTACTCAAATAGTCGGTTTTGGCGAAGAAGAAGCACATTGGATTAGTCTTTCTGTCCGTGAATCTGTAATTAATGCTATTAAACACGGTAATAAACTAGATAGTAATAAAGCAGTAGATGTTAAATTTATTATTGGTGAAGAAGAAATAATCATTTATGTGCGTGATTATGGAGAAGGGTTTGATCCTAAGCATATACCTGATCCTTTAGACCCTACAAATTTACTAAACCCAAATGGTCGTGGCATATTTTATATGCGTACTTTTATGGATGAAGTAGATTTTTCTAATCATCCTCAAGGTGGAACAGTCGTTAAAATGCTTAAGAAAAGAGTCAATTCTGAAACAACAAACTAA
- a CDS encoding STAS domain-containing protein — MSLTINQRTSGSVSILDLSGKITIGAGSVQLREAIRKLIDSNNKNILLNLGDVSYVDSSGIGELVHSFTTTNNASGNLKLLNLTKKIQDLLAITKLLTVFETFTSEDEALKSFNK; from the coding sequence ATGTCTCTAACAATCAATCAAAGAACTTCTGGGAGTGTTTCTATTTTGGATTTGAGCGGCAAAATCACTATTGGCGCAGGTAGTGTTCAACTACGCGAGGCTATCCGTAAACTTATTGATAGTAATAATAAAAATATATTACTTAATCTAGGTGATGTTAGTTATGTTGATAGTTCTGGTATAGGAGAGTTAGTACATAGTTTTACTACTACTAATAATGCTAGTGGAAACTTAAAACTACTTAATCTAACTAAGAAGATACAAGATTTACTAGCAATTACTAAACTTTTAACTGTATTTGAAACATTTACATCTGAAGATGAAGCATTAAAAAGTTTTAATAAGTAA